The genomic interval CTGCGTATCGAACTCAATTTGACAGGAGGAGGCGCTGCCTCCTCCTTGACCTCCTCCGCCAGGGGGGGCTGAGCCCCCTGGACCCCGCGATTCGCGTCGAAGCCACTTTGGCCGAGCCGACGCCAGTGCGGCGGCGATGCGCGCCCCGGAACCATGCTTTCCCGAAACCGTCGCAGACGGTTTCGGGAATCGCAGGGGGTTCGGGGGAGATCATCTCCCCCGACGGGGTGCGGGGCAGCGCCCCGTCTCAGACCGGGTGCGCGGGCGCGGCGTCGCCGCCGATGACGCCGACGATCTGTCGGCCCTCGCCGGGGTAAGCGGCGCGTTCGGAGCGCGGCGTGGCCTGGGCGGGTTCGGGCCAGTGGCCGGGCTGGGGGTCGTTGCCTTCGAGGGCGGCGGGGTGCGGGTCCTGGTCGGCCATGACCGGGTAGCGCCGCACGTCCACCTGGGGCACGGGAGCGGAGAATTCGATGGCGATGCCGTTGGGGTCGAAGGCGTAGATGGAGTGGATGAAGCCGTGGTCCACGACCTCGGAGACCCAGACGCCAGCGGCTTCGAGGCGATCCTTGAGATTCCACAGGTCGTCGTCGGAGGCCACGCCGAAGCTGACGTGGTCGA from Alkalidesulfovibrio alkalitolerans DSM 16529 carries:
- a CDS encoding VOC family protein translates to MPAPVRYTGINHLAMATGDMGSTIRFWRDLLGMRLVAGLGRPGYRHYFFEISATDMIAFFEWDGVTPIPEKDHGAPVTGPAAFDHVSFGVASDDDLWNLKDRLEAAGVWVSEVVDHGFIHSIYAFDPNGIAIEFSAPVPQVDVRRYPVMADQDPHPAALEGNDPQPGHWPEPAQATPRSERAAYPGEGRQIVGVIGGDAAPAHPV